One genomic segment of Leptospirales bacterium includes these proteins:
- the flgK gene encoding flagellar hook-associated protein FlgK has product MGSTFGGLEISKRGLVVHQTALNTVGHNISNADNPNYARQRVAMQSTDPLYEPSFNRAQGPGMIGQGVEIASIERVRDAFYDDQIIDLENSKNMWEARQNYLVQMEHVFNEPSDNTLRSLTDKFWGAWQELANFPAEMSHREVVLERGQALTTRVNDIYTKLAELRQQANNEVNTTVDQINSLATEIRDLNIRILKSQALGDSPNDLLDRRDAALESLSQLANVRVGRNDRDEVFVFIGEQALVQGEILHKLRTEPDANNEGMSRIVWAHNDRDLILGGGKLMGLLDVRDHAIVERINAVDTFAVNLTDVVNEAHRDGFGLNGSTNRDFFHLQPLSPNARGSYQLQNAAANFDLNQDGTAEVTAVFRVTGTNVVDPTRRVGVDGTLSLMRNDAANTVVRIDYSRDDTMNDIIRRINDSDAGVVAYMSHDNQLAIKALTASDDRRSNFMIRHLEDSGELLVGYAGILNSAGEAGAYDFRRVNEIAKLRSPLQDITLTPIFHPSAYMQLSAQVARDPASIAAGRGADIGGTGDYNQAGGAGDGSNALLIAAALKQERRMIGDAANTEEFYTQLIARLGTESRAAENNVLRQKDDLVHLNKMRQSVMGVSLDEEMSNMVQFQHSYNASAKVISTQDQILDTIINRLKI; this is encoded by the coding sequence ATGGGCTCAACATTTGGCGGACTGGAAATATCAAAACGCGGGCTGGTGGTTCATCAAACGGCGCTGAACACCGTCGGACATAACATCTCCAACGCTGACAATCCAAACTACGCGCGCCAGCGCGTTGCCATGCAGAGCACGGACCCGCTCTACGAGCCATCATTCAATCGCGCTCAAGGTCCTGGCATGATTGGCCAGGGCGTGGAGATCGCATCGATTGAACGCGTGCGCGACGCCTTTTATGACGATCAGATCATCGATCTTGAAAACTCCAAGAACATGTGGGAAGCCCGCCAGAACTATCTGGTCCAGATGGAACACGTCTTCAATGAACCCAGCGATAACACGCTGCGATCATTGACCGACAAATTCTGGGGTGCATGGCAGGAGCTGGCAAACTTCCCGGCGGAGATGTCGCACCGCGAGGTTGTGCTGGAGCGCGGACAGGCGTTGACGACGCGAGTCAACGATATCTACACCAAACTGGCTGAACTGCGCCAGCAGGCCAACAACGAAGTCAATACCACAGTCGATCAGATCAACTCGCTGGCCACTGAAATCCGCGATTTGAACATACGCATTCTCAAGAGTCAGGCGCTGGGCGATAGTCCAAATGATCTGCTCGATCGACGCGATGCGGCGCTGGAGTCGCTTTCTCAGCTGGCCAATGTGCGCGTGGGCCGCAACGATCGCGACGAGGTCTTTGTATTCATCGGCGAGCAGGCGCTGGTGCAGGGCGAGATTCTGCATAAGCTGCGCACCGAGCCGGATGCCAACAACGAAGGCATGTCGCGCATTGTCTGGGCCCACAATGATCGCGACTTGATTCTTGGCGGCGGCAAGCTGATGGGCTTGCTTGACGTGCGCGATCACGCCATCGTCGAGCGCATCAATGCCGTGGATACCTTCGCCGTAAACCTCACGGACGTGGTCAATGAAGCGCATCGCGACGGTTTTGGCTTGAATGGCTCGACCAATCGCGATTTCTTTCATCTGCAGCCGCTTTCGCCCAATGCGCGCGGCAGCTACCAGCTGCAAAATGCGGCGGCCAATTTTGACCTGAATCAGGACGGAACAGCCGAAGTCACCGCCGTCTTTCGCGTGACCGGAACCAATGTGGTCGATCCAACGCGGCGCGTTGGCGTCGATGGTACGCTTTCTCTGATGCGCAATGACGCGGCCAATACAGTGGTGCGCATCGACTACTCGCGCGACGACACGATGAATGATATCATTCGCCGTATCAATGACAGCGATGCTGGCGTAGTCGCCTACATGAGCCATGACAACCAGCTGGCGATCAAGGCCCTCACCGCCAGCGATGATCGACGCTCCAACTTCATGATCCGCCATCTGGAAGATTCCGGCGAACTGCTGGTCGGCTATGCCGGAATTCTGAATAGCGCCGGAGAAGCCGGCGCCTATGACTTCCGTAGAGTCAATGAGATCGCCAAGCTGCGCTCGCCCCTCCAGGACATCACTCTGACGCCGATCTTTCATCCCTCGGCCTATATGCAGCTTTCAGCACAGGTTGCACGCGATCCGGCCTCCATAGCTGCAGGACGCGGCGCCGACATCGGCGGCACCGGCGACTACAACCAGGCCGGCGGGGCCGGCGATGGTTCCAACGCCCTCTTGATTGCCGCCGCCCTCAAGCAAGAACGGCGTATGATCGGCGACGCTGCAAATACCGAGGAATTCTACACACAGCTGATCGCCAGGTTGGGTACGGAATCGCGCGCCGCGGAAAACAACGTGCTGCGCCAGAAGGACGACCTTGTTCACCTCAACAAAATGCGACAGAGCGTCATGGGCGTCAGTCTCGACGAAGAGATGAGCAATATGGTGCAGTTTCAGCACAGCTACAATGCCTCGGCGAAGGTGATCAGCACCCAGGATCAGATTCTGGATACGATCATCAACCGGCTAAAGATTTGA
- a CDS encoding ATP-binding cassette domain-containing protein has protein sequence MQALRRLAPFLSPYRGVALLAAAALCVSAGATLGLGQGLRWMVDSGFATGSESALLVSIIILALAGILMAVATFVRHYTVSWIGERVSADIRRKVFSHLVEMDPAFYETNSPGEIQSRLTADTTLIQSVLGSSASIALRNLLMFTGGVVLLFITGWQLTLIVLAGTPLVVAPILFFGRRVRSLSRSSQDQLAGAGAFVSESLGAIKIVHAFNHQDQDRRKFDALAEGAFNAALRTIRLRSFLILSAMILVFGAVAIMLYVGGKQVMAGQMSPGQLMAFAFYAVLVATSTGAISEVAGDLQRAAGAAERITELLQEKAVIVAPGSPRPLEQRPQGAIEFRGVRFAYPARPDLHALDGFELSVAPGATTALVGPSGAGKSTVFELLLRFHDPLEGGVYLDGVDIREFDPLQYRRWLAITPQEPRLFSGTVAENIRYGKPEATLAEVQNAAEMAHAREFIEEHPQGFDAQLGEGGLRLSGGQRQRIAIARALLKDPALLLLDEATSALDAESERAIQNALSRLRQGRTTFIIAHRLSTVLDADRIIVLDQGRVAGAGTHEQLLESSETYRRYAQLQFRGERLATGGLASRN, from the coding sequence ATGCAAGCACTCCGTCGCCTCGCGCCCTTTTTGAGCCCGTATCGCGGCGTGGCGCTGTTAGCGGCGGCGGCGCTGTGTGTCTCCGCCGGGGCCACGCTGGGTCTGGGCCAGGGTTTGCGCTGGATGGTCGACAGCGGCTTTGCCACGGGATCGGAAAGCGCCCTGCTTGTCTCAATCATCATTCTGGCCCTTGCCGGAATCTTGATGGCTGTGGCCACCTTTGTTCGGCACTACACCGTATCCTGGATCGGCGAAAGGGTCAGCGCCGATATTCGTCGCAAAGTATTTTCCCATCTGGTGGAAATGGACCCCGCCTTCTACGAAACCAATTCGCCCGGCGAGATCCAGTCGCGATTGACTGCAGATACGACGCTGATTCAAAGCGTGCTTGGTTCCTCCGCATCAATAGCGCTGCGCAATCTGCTGATGTTTACCGGCGGCGTCGTTTTGCTGTTCATCACCGGCTGGCAATTGACTCTGATCGTCCTTGCCGGGACGCCGCTGGTTGTCGCTCCAATCCTGTTTTTTGGACGGCGAGTGCGCTCGCTATCGCGCAGCAGTCAGGACCAGTTGGCCGGCGCCGGCGCCTTTGTATCTGAGTCGCTTGGCGCCATCAAGATCGTTCACGCCTTCAATCATCAAGATCAGGATCGCCGAAAATTCGATGCTCTGGCCGAAGGCGCCTTTAACGCCGCCTTGCGGACCATACGACTGCGTTCCTTTCTCATTCTGAGCGCTATGATCCTCGTGTTTGGCGCCGTCGCTATAATGCTCTACGTTGGCGGCAAACAGGTGATGGCCGGTCAGATGAGCCCGGGACAGCTAATGGCTTTTGCATTCTATGCGGTGCTGGTGGCCACATCCACCGGCGCAATCAGCGAAGTTGCCGGCGATTTGCAACGCGCTGCCGGCGCCGCCGAGCGAATTACGGAATTGCTGCAGGAAAAGGCCGTGATTGTAGCGCCAGGATCGCCGCGGCCGCTGGAGCAGAGGCCGCAGGGGGCGATCGAATTTCGCGGCGTCCGCTTTGCCTATCCGGCCCGACCGGATTTACATGCGCTGGATGGCTTTGAGTTGAGCGTCGCGCCCGGAGCAACCACTGCGCTCGTCGGCCCTTCGGGCGCAGGGAAATCTACGGTCTTCGAATTGCTGCTGCGCTTCCATGATCCGCTGGAGGGCGGCGTGTATCTTGACGGCGTGGACATTCGCGAATTTGATCCGCTGCAGTACCGACGCTGGCTGGCCATAACGCCGCAGGAGCCGCGTCTCTTTTCGGGCACAGTGGCCGAGAATATTCGTTACGGAAAGCCGGAAGCTACGCTGGCTGAAGTACAAAACGCAGCAGAAATGGCTCACGCCAGAGAGTTCATCGAGGAGCATCCGCAGGGATTTGATGCGCAGCTTGGCGAGGGAGGCCTGCGACTCAGCGGCGGGCAGCGCCAACGCATTGCAATTGCGCGCGCCTTGCTCAAGGATCCCGCGCTTCTACTGCTCGATGAAGCGACCAGCGCACTGGATGCCGAAAGCGAGCGCGCCATCCAGAACGCATTGTCCAGATTGCGGCAGGGACGAACAACTTTTATCATCGCACACCGCCTGAGCACCGTACTGGATGCCGATCGGATCATCGTTCTGGACCAGGGCCGCGTGGCTGGCGCCGGCACGCATGAGCAACTGCTGGAAAGCTCGGAGACCTACCGACGCTATGCGCAGTTGCAGTTTCGCGGCGAACGCTTAGCGACTGGAGGACTGGCCAGCCGCAACTAG
- a CDS encoding flagellar protein FlgN has protein sequence MATLYDTLHQELALFRASLETERIKRRAILTADGKRLQTLTQKTESLLGEIAELEKQRALLIRTLLESRDMVIDSENVSLSELIELAASHEPQASGKLRDLAEEYRIVIRQLKLESEENQRLLQVANDRVHSVLTGLAEEPDSARTTYAPREQSGARRGKPRSALINASA, from the coding sequence ATGGCGACTCTATACGATACGCTTCATCAAGAGCTGGCGCTGTTTCGGGCCAGTCTAGAAACCGAGCGAATCAAGCGGCGCGCCATACTTACGGCCGATGGCAAACGGTTGCAAACCCTGACGCAGAAGACGGAGTCCTTGCTTGGCGAAATCGCGGAACTGGAAAAGCAGCGCGCACTGTTGATACGCACGCTGCTGGAAAGCCGCGATATGGTGATTGATTCCGAAAATGTCAGCCTCTCCGAATTGATCGAACTTGCCGCGAGCCATGAACCACAGGCCAGCGGAAAGCTACGCGATCTTGCCGAGGAATACCGAATCGTCATTCGACAGCTCAAGCTGGAAAGCGAGGAAAATCAGCGCCTGCTTCAAGTCGCGAACGATCGGGTGCACAGCGTTTTGACCGGCCTCGCCGAAGAGCCCGATTCTGCGCGGACCACCTACGCGCCGCGCGAGCAAAGCGGCGCCCGCCGCGGAAAGCCGCGCTCGGCATTGATCAATGCCAGCGCCTGA
- a CDS encoding EF-hand domain-containing protein, whose translation MKSGMVVFTSILTLYAAAALNGQPASHPPQGGDCSMSGPPADGAHGAMARMDANGDGMISRAEFDAFHAMMFGKIDANGDGQLSREEMQQHMQHMHEMHGGH comes from the coding sequence ATGAAATCCGGGATGGTAGTATTTACTTCGATTCTGACGCTGTACGCGGCCGCTGCTTTGAACGGACAACCGGCCAGTCATCCGCCACAGGGAGGCGACTGTTCGATGAGCGGGCCGCCAGCGGACGGCGCTCATGGAGCGATGGCGCGGATGGACGCCAATGGCGACGGAATGATTTCGCGAGCCGAATTTGACGCCTTTCACGCCATGATGTTTGGCAAGATTGACGCCAACGGAGATGGCCAGTTGTCGCGCGAGGAAATGCAGCAACATATGCAGCACATGCATGAAATGCATGGCGGTCATTGA
- the purD gene encoding phosphoribosylamine--glycine ligase, translating into MMKVLLLGSGGREHALYWKLAQSQMVEALHAWPGNGGFPANSLPSALASSAGLNIADPLAVAQFVAREKYDLVVVGPEQPLVAGVADALRENCAVFGPMAAPARLEGSKDFSKDFMQRHGIPTAASRSFMDLQSALAYLDELQAPYVIKADGLAAGKGVVVAENRREAEIAIRDRMERRIFGSAGDRILIEEFMEGEEASVFALCDGEHALAMQACQDHKRAFDGDRGPNTGGMGAYTPTPFVCPELMQQVQTEVLDRAVAGMKADGTPYRGLLYAGLMIKDGRARVVEFNVRFGDPETQALMRVLDEDLAELALQAASGHLPDRPLRFLPGAALVVVVAAEGYPDQYQKDIELKGIDNLSGDIITFHAGTRREGSRLLSAGGRILGVTAIGPDLVAARNQVYAMLKSIRAEGVFYRKDIGEKALKWL; encoded by the coding sequence TTGATGAAGGTCCTACTGCTTGGAAGCGGCGGCCGCGAGCATGCCCTGTACTGGAAGCTGGCACAGAGTCAAATGGTGGAGGCATTGCATGCCTGGCCAGGCAATGGCGGCTTTCCGGCAAACAGTCTACCGTCTGCACTCGCTTCTTCCGCGGGGTTGAACATCGCTGATCCGCTGGCCGTCGCCCAATTCGTTGCCAGAGAAAAATACGATCTGGTTGTAGTCGGCCCCGAGCAGCCGCTGGTTGCAGGAGTTGCCGATGCTTTGCGCGAAAACTGCGCCGTCTTTGGACCAATGGCCGCCCCGGCGCGGCTGGAGGGGTCCAAGGATTTCTCCAAAGACTTCATGCAGCGTCACGGCATTCCGACGGCGGCTTCGCGTAGTTTTATGGATCTTCAGTCGGCGCTGGCATACCTGGACGAACTTCAGGCGCCCTATGTCATAAAGGCCGACGGACTGGCCGCCGGAAAGGGCGTGGTCGTGGCCGAGAATCGCCGCGAAGCGGAAATTGCAATTCGCGACCGCATGGAGCGTCGAATCTTTGGCAGCGCCGGAGATCGCATCTTGATTGAGGAGTTCATGGAAGGCGAAGAGGCAAGCGTCTTCGCCCTTTGCGATGGCGAACACGCCCTCGCCATGCAAGCCTGCCAGGACCACAAGCGAGCTTTCGACGGCGACCGCGGACCAAATACAGGCGGCATGGGCGCCTACACGCCGACCCCCTTTGTATGTCCGGAGCTCATGCAGCAGGTACAGACCGAGGTGCTGGATCGCGCTGTGGCCGGGATGAAGGCCGACGGTACGCCTTATCGCGGACTGCTCTATGCCGGCCTGATGATTAAGGACGGCCGGGCCCGCGTCGTGGAATTCAATGTCCGCTTTGGCGATCCGGAAACCCAGGCGCTGATGCGCGTTCTGGATGAAGATCTGGCAGAATTGGCCCTGCAGGCGGCCTCCGGTCATCTGCCGGACCGGCCGTTGCGCTTCCTGCCGGGCGCGGCTCTGGTGGTGGTGGTAGCAGCGGAAGGATATCCCGATCAATATCAGAAAGACATAGAGCTGAAAGGGATTGACAATCTCTCAGGCGACATAATCACTTTTCATGCTGGAACCCGCCGCGAGGGGTCGCGCTTGCTGAGCGCTGGCGGGCGGATTCTGGGCGTAACCGCCATCGGTCCAGATCTCGTCGCCGCCAGGAACCAGGTCTATGCGATGCTCAAAAGCATCCGCGCCGAAGGCGTTTTTTACCGAAAGGATATCGGGGAGAAAGCGCTGAAATGGCTGTGA
- a CDS encoding DUF192 domain-containing protein — MRSLAAAGLLFAVLTCDHGPAGAQSPLAEHRNPVEVIQVGARNVEAEIVSTYPARERGLMDRGYLGGDRGMLFIFKEEQPLAFWMKNTLIPLDIGFFGSDGVLLNIVTMQPDPPGTPDEDRRTYLSAAPAMYALEVNAGWFAERGVRRGARLTLPPSIRDLRGE; from the coding sequence ATGCGTTCACTTGCTGCGGCAGGCTTGCTCTTTGCAGTTTTGACCTGCGACCATGGCCCGGCGGGCGCTCAGTCGCCCCTTGCCGAGCATCGCAATCCTGTTGAAGTCATTCAGGTTGGCGCCCGCAACGTCGAGGCGGAAATTGTCTCAACGTACCCCGCTCGCGAACGCGGCCTGATGGATCGCGGTTATCTGGGCGGCGACCGGGGAATGCTCTTTATTTTCAAAGAGGAGCAGCCGCTGGCCTTCTGGATGAAGAATACGTTGATTCCGCTTGATATTGGCTTTTTCGGCAGCGATGGCGTGTTGTTGAATATTGTGACAATGCAACCTGATCCGCCAGGGACGCCGGACGAGGATCGTCGCACTTACCTGTCGGCGGCGCCGGCGATGTATGCTCTGGAGGTCAATGCCGGCTGGTTTGCGGAGCGCGGCGTCCGGAGAGGGGCAAGATTGACGTTGCCTCCTTCCATTCGCGACCTGCGCGGCGAGTGA
- a CDS encoding flagellar hook-associated protein 3: MIRVTDLMKNGQLVRNLSRQQYEFDRVQNQLATGQRIERPGDDPSAAANQMHFRTRLEELSQFDSTLSEARNRLNLMDGELDRVGSIFQRVRELAVQASNGIYQGDNAFELKNAIAKEVDQHLRALIDIANGRDGVGRPLFGGHVAERPPFEPIESNIRGLRGVELANQIISVEYRGDIGRQLREVERGQYLDVNIPGNRVFWGTNMTLTGSVENSGYSATTDQSFKIDGVEIRVAAGDTIDDIIDKINNANLEVRASKIGQDFVSLHTTTPHQIWLEDVEGGTTLRDIGLINPEKSQPPNNYSETARLSGLSIFDVLIKFRNDLLAGDQLEISGRDLGNLDESLNNVLRYRSEVGARQNRVDEHDKRVSWDKSYMTELLAQSEGIDVPETIINLKWLETVNNYAMNVGARIIRPQLMDFLR; the protein is encoded by the coding sequence ATGATACGAGTCACCGACCTGATGAAAAACGGACAACTGGTGCGCAACTTGAGTCGCCAGCAGTACGAATTCGACCGCGTGCAGAATCAGCTGGCCACCGGTCAGCGCATCGAGCGGCCCGGCGACGACCCATCAGCCGCCGCCAACCAGATGCATTTTCGAACGCGCCTGGAGGAGCTTTCGCAGTTCGACAGTACGCTTTCCGAAGCGCGCAACCGGCTGAATCTGATGGATGGCGAGCTGGATCGAGTTGGCTCGATCTTCCAACGAGTGCGCGAACTGGCCGTGCAGGCCTCTAACGGCATCTATCAGGGCGACAATGCTTTTGAGCTGAAGAATGCAATTGCCAAGGAAGTAGATCAGCATCTGCGGGCGCTGATCGATATTGCCAATGGACGCGATGGCGTCGGCCGGCCGCTTTTTGGCGGCCACGTGGCGGAGCGTCCGCCCTTCGAGCCCATTGAATCGAACATCCGCGGTTTGCGCGGCGTGGAACTGGCCAACCAGATCATTTCTGTAGAATACCGCGGCGATATTGGTCGCCAGTTGCGTGAAGTAGAACGCGGGCAGTACCTCGACGTAAACATCCCGGGCAACCGCGTTTTTTGGGGAACAAACATGACGCTCACTGGCAGCGTCGAGAATTCCGGCTACAGCGCGACCACCGACCAGAGTTTCAAAATCGACGGCGTAGAAATTCGCGTGGCGGCCGGCGACACCATCGATGATATCATCGACAAAATCAACAATGCCAATCTGGAAGTACGCGCCTCCAAGATTGGTCAGGATTTTGTTTCCTTGCATACGACGACGCCGCACCAGATCTGGCTGGAGGATGTCGAGGGCGGCACCACGCTGCGCGACATCGGACTGATCAATCCCGAGAAATCGCAGCCGCCCAACAACTACAGCGAAACGGCGCGCCTGTCCGGCCTGTCGATCTTTGATGTTCTGATCAAATTTCGCAATGACCTCCTGGCCGGCGATCAGCTGGAGATTTCCGGCCGCGACCTGGGCAACCTCGATGAGTCATTGAACAATGTTCTCCGCTATCGTTCCGAAGTGGGCGCACGACAGAATCGCGTCGATGAACATGACAAGCGGGTCTCGTGGGATAAGAGCTATATGACCGAGTTGCTGGCGCAAAGCGAAGGCATTGATGTTCCGGAAACTATCATCAACCTGAAGTGGCTGGAAACAGTGAACAACTATGCAATGAATGTCGGCGCCCGGATCATACGTCCGCAATTGATGGACTTCCTCCGTTGA